One genomic region from Magallana gigas chromosome 3, xbMagGiga1.1, whole genome shotgun sequence encodes:
- the LOC105340365 gene encoding galactose mutarotase isoform X2 has translation METAFENLGDAVIPTEEPFGEIKDGRKVKRFTFTNNNNITVRIISYGATITDILMPDKNGAILDISLGFNTAAEYEDRHTYIGAALGRITERLKGASFTIDGVEYNVSANEGQNQVHGGFYGFDSKLFDAKIKGNKVEMTYVSPDGEEGFPGELTSVFSFQLTNENELILDYRATTTKATPINLSNHVYFNLEGHKAGKNGDHLLSVFSDTYVPIDEAFLPKGDGELATVNGTIFDLQNPTLVRKVINDIIVSCYSFGDRGTRKHVARLENPTNGRYIDVFTTEPGLDVYFSSHMKPKLYGKDGAMYGPFEDGGVCLIPMQLPSGVNMPNFPDTILRPEEIYTQRTIYKFGVK, from the exons ATGGAAACagcttttgaaaatttgg GCGATGCCGTAATCCCTACAGAGGAGCCATTTGGCGAAATTAAAGATGGAAGAAAAGTGAAAAG ATTTACTTTTACCAACAATAACAATATCACGGTACGCATCATCAGCTATGGAGCAACAATTACCGATATCCTGATGCCGGATAAAAACGGAGCAATTCTTGACATCAGTTTGGGATTTAACACTGCTGCTG AATATGAAGATAGACACACCTACATTGGGGCTGCTCTCGGTCGGATAACAGAACGCCTGAAAGGCGCTAGTTTCACCATAGACGGAGTGGAGTACAATGTCTCGGCCAACGAAGGACAAAACCAAGTCCATGGGGGCTTCTATGGCTTCGATTCT AAATTATTTGACGCCAAGATAAAGGGGAACAAAGTGGAAATGACGTACGTGAGCCCGGATGGGGAAGAAGGGTTTCCGGGAGAGCTGACCTCCGTCTTTTCATTTCAACTGACAAATGAAAACGAACTAATTCTAGATTACAGAGCGACAACAACAAAAGCGACCCCTATCAACCTTTCTAACCACGTCTACTTCAATCTGGAGGGTCAT aaaGCTGGCAAAAATGGTGACCATCTGTTATCAGTTTTTTCTGATACATATGTTCCAATTGATGAAGCTTTTCTTCCAAAGG GGGATGGCGAATTGGCAACAGTCAACGGAACTATTTTTGATTTGCAAAATCCAACACTTGTGAGGAAAGTTATCAATGACATCATAGTTTCTTGCTATTCTTTTGGAGATCGAGGAACTAGGAAACATGTTGCAAG ACTTGAAAATCCTACAAATGGTCGTTACATTGATGTTTTCACAACAGAACCCGGATTAGATGTGTATTTCTCATCCCATATGAAGCCCAAATTGTATGGGAAAGATGGAGCGATGTACGGTCCTTTTGAGGACGGCGGGGTCTGTCTAATTCCAATGCAGCTTCCAAGCGGGGTTaatatg CCTAATTTTCCGGATACCATTCTACGACCTGAAGAGATTTATACTCAGAgaacaatttataaatttggGGTGAAATGA
- the LOC105340365 gene encoding galactose mutarotase isoform X1: MSDAEVNSVCSRSRIIVGVLTAVGVVAIVVVLVVYFATSNNTHDSSGKTSAWKEGDAVIPTEEPFGEIKDGRKVKRFTFTNNNNITVRIISYGATITDILMPDKNGAILDISLGFNTAAEYEDRHTYIGAALGRITERLKGASFTIDGVEYNVSANEGQNQVHGGFYGFDSKLFDAKIKGNKVEMTYVSPDGEEGFPGELTSVFSFQLTNENELILDYRATTTKATPINLSNHVYFNLEGHKAGKNGDHLLSVFSDTYVPIDEAFLPKGDGELATVNGTIFDLQNPTLVRKVINDIIVSCYSFGDRGTRKHVARLENPTNGRYIDVFTTEPGLDVYFSSHMKPKLYGKDGAMYGPFEDGGVCLIPMQLPSGVNMPNFPDTILRPEEIYTQRTIYKFGVK, translated from the exons ATGTCGGATGCAG AAGTTAACTCCGTGTGTAGTCGCAGCCGTATCATCGTAGGGGTCCTAACTGCTGTAGGTGTGGTTGCGATAGTCGTAGTGTTGGTCGTTTACTTTGCAA CCAGCAACAACACACACGATAGCTCTGGAAAGACATCGGCATGGAAAGAAG GCGATGCCGTAATCCCTACAGAGGAGCCATTTGGCGAAATTAAAGATGGAAGAAAAGTGAAAAG ATTTACTTTTACCAACAATAACAATATCACGGTACGCATCATCAGCTATGGAGCAACAATTACCGATATCCTGATGCCGGATAAAAACGGAGCAATTCTTGACATCAGTTTGGGATTTAACACTGCTGCTG AATATGAAGATAGACACACCTACATTGGGGCTGCTCTCGGTCGGATAACAGAACGCCTGAAAGGCGCTAGTTTCACCATAGACGGAGTGGAGTACAATGTCTCGGCCAACGAAGGACAAAACCAAGTCCATGGGGGCTTCTATGGCTTCGATTCT AAATTATTTGACGCCAAGATAAAGGGGAACAAAGTGGAAATGACGTACGTGAGCCCGGATGGGGAAGAAGGGTTTCCGGGAGAGCTGACCTCCGTCTTTTCATTTCAACTGACAAATGAAAACGAACTAATTCTAGATTACAGAGCGACAACAACAAAAGCGACCCCTATCAACCTTTCTAACCACGTCTACTTCAATCTGGAGGGTCAT aaaGCTGGCAAAAATGGTGACCATCTGTTATCAGTTTTTTCTGATACATATGTTCCAATTGATGAAGCTTTTCTTCCAAAGG GGGATGGCGAATTGGCAACAGTCAACGGAACTATTTTTGATTTGCAAAATCCAACACTTGTGAGGAAAGTTATCAATGACATCATAGTTTCTTGCTATTCTTTTGGAGATCGAGGAACTAGGAAACATGTTGCAAG ACTTGAAAATCCTACAAATGGTCGTTACATTGATGTTTTCACAACAGAACCCGGATTAGATGTGTATTTCTCATCCCATATGAAGCCCAAATTGTATGGGAAAGATGGAGCGATGTACGGTCCTTTTGAGGACGGCGGGGTCTGTCTAATTCCAATGCAGCTTCCAAGCGGGGTTaatatg CCTAATTTTCCGGATACCATTCTACGACCTGAAGAGATTTATACTCAGAgaacaatttataaatttggGGTGAAATGA
- the LOC105340365 gene encoding galactose mutarotase isoform X3 has protein sequence MCDAVIPTEEPFGEIKDGRKVKRFTFTNNNNITVRIISYGATITDILMPDKNGAILDISLGFNTAAEYEDRHTYIGAALGRITERLKGASFTIDGVEYNVSANEGQNQVHGGFYGFDSKLFDAKIKGNKVEMTYVSPDGEEGFPGELTSVFSFQLTNENELILDYRATTTKATPINLSNHVYFNLEGHKAGKNGDHLLSVFSDTYVPIDEAFLPKGDGELATVNGTIFDLQNPTLVRKVINDIIVSCYSFGDRGTRKHVARLENPTNGRYIDVFTTEPGLDVYFSSHMKPKLYGKDGAMYGPFEDGGVCLIPMQLPSGVNMPNFPDTILRPEEIYTQRTIYKFGVK, from the exons ATGT GCGATGCCGTAATCCCTACAGAGGAGCCATTTGGCGAAATTAAAGATGGAAGAAAAGTGAAAAG ATTTACTTTTACCAACAATAACAATATCACGGTACGCATCATCAGCTATGGAGCAACAATTACCGATATCCTGATGCCGGATAAAAACGGAGCAATTCTTGACATCAGTTTGGGATTTAACACTGCTGCTG AATATGAAGATAGACACACCTACATTGGGGCTGCTCTCGGTCGGATAACAGAACGCCTGAAAGGCGCTAGTTTCACCATAGACGGAGTGGAGTACAATGTCTCGGCCAACGAAGGACAAAACCAAGTCCATGGGGGCTTCTATGGCTTCGATTCT AAATTATTTGACGCCAAGATAAAGGGGAACAAAGTGGAAATGACGTACGTGAGCCCGGATGGGGAAGAAGGGTTTCCGGGAGAGCTGACCTCCGTCTTTTCATTTCAACTGACAAATGAAAACGAACTAATTCTAGATTACAGAGCGACAACAACAAAAGCGACCCCTATCAACCTTTCTAACCACGTCTACTTCAATCTGGAGGGTCAT aaaGCTGGCAAAAATGGTGACCATCTGTTATCAGTTTTTTCTGATACATATGTTCCAATTGATGAAGCTTTTCTTCCAAAGG GGGATGGCGAATTGGCAACAGTCAACGGAACTATTTTTGATTTGCAAAATCCAACACTTGTGAGGAAAGTTATCAATGACATCATAGTTTCTTGCTATTCTTTTGGAGATCGAGGAACTAGGAAACATGTTGCAAG ACTTGAAAATCCTACAAATGGTCGTTACATTGATGTTTTCACAACAGAACCCGGATTAGATGTGTATTTCTCATCCCATATGAAGCCCAAATTGTATGGGAAAGATGGAGCGATGTACGGTCCTTTTGAGGACGGCGGGGTCTGTCTAATTCCAATGCAGCTTCCAAGCGGGGTTaatatg CCTAATTTTCCGGATACCATTCTACGACCTGAAGAGATTTATACTCAGAgaacaatttataaatttggGGTGAAATGA